The following coding sequences are from one Hyphomicrobiales bacterium window:
- a CDS encoding TRAP transporter small permease, whose amino-acid sequence MALLTRLYDRLVDAMALIAAGMLLWLMVSVITSVIMRNAGIQPFAWLFTSAEYAILYMTMLGAPWLVRKKGHVHIELVTAVLPPRLRRLLSRAVAASCVVVCLILTWKGIDLVATNLERNDFDVRAYFYPRWLLTIAFPISFGLMAIEFSRFTFGRDLLHSGEAGIHE is encoded by the coding sequence ATGGCCCTTCTCACCCGCCTCTATGATCGCTTGGTCGATGCGATGGCGCTGATTGCGGCGGGCATGCTGCTGTGGCTGATGGTGTCGGTGATCACCTCGGTGATCATGCGCAATGCCGGGATTCAGCCGTTCGCCTGGCTTTTTACATCGGCCGAGTATGCCATTCTCTACATGACGATGCTCGGCGCACCCTGGCTGGTGCGCAAAAAGGGTCATGTGCACATCGAGCTCGTCACCGCTGTTCTGCCACCTCGGCTACGTCGCCTGTTGAGCCGTGCAGTAGCCGCTTCCTGTGTTGTCGTTTGCCTTATCCTCACCTGGAAGGGCATCGATCTGGTGGCGACCAATTTGGAGCGTAACGATTTTGATGTGCGCGCCTACTTCTACCCGCGTTGGCTGCTCACCATCGCGTTTCCAATCTCCTTCGGTTTGATGGCCATTGAGTTTTCGCGCTTCACGTTCGGGCGCGATCTGCTGCATTCCGGCGAGGCTGGTATCCATGAATAA